CCTACCGGAAGGTCGGCTTCGCCGTCGAGGGACGGGCGCGGGACGCCATCCTCCGCGACGGTCGCTATTGGGACGAGGTCTCGATGAGCATCCTCGAGCCCGAATGGCGCGCCGCGACGGCGGCCGGGCGGCTCACGGATGTCGGACGCGCCACGGGCACGGACGACCGATGACGGCGGGCGCGGTGATGCGGGGTGCCGCGGCCGTGGCGGTTCGGTGAGCAGTTCGGGGCCCCCAGCCGACGCCGCTCGGGCGGCCGTGCGGGCCACGCTCGAGGAGAAGGGCCACACGGTCGAGGTGACCCGGCGCGCCGTGACCCTGCTCGAGCAGGCGTTCGCCGCCGACGCGCTCGTTCGGACGCCGGTCCTCGACCGGATGCTCGCCGATCTCGCGGTCGCGCTCGAGCAGGACGACGGCCAGAAGCTCGGCGGCAAGAGCGCCGAGGCGGCACGATTCATCAGCCGGGCGATCGCCCGCGAACTCGACGACGCCTGACGACATGGAGGAACGCATGACGGATCTGAAGCTCGGCATCCTGCTCTGGAGCCAGGGGGCGACGTGGCGGGAGATGCTCGACGGCGCCCGCCGCGTCGACGCCCTCGGCTACGACCACCTCTGGACGTGGGACCACATCAACGCGATCTTCGGTGACTGGGACCAGCCGATCTTCGAGGGGTGGGCCGTCCTCGACGCATGGGCGATGGCGACGGAGCGCACGCGGCTCGGCCTCCTCGTCGGCGCGAACACCTTCCGGAACCCCGGGATCCAGGCGAAGAACGCGACGACGCTCGACCATATCAGCGGCGGCCGGGCGATCCTCGGCGTCGGCGGCGCCTGGTTCGAGACAGAGCACACGGCGCATGGCATCGAATTCGGCTCGGGCTTCGGCCAGCGGCTCGACTGGCTCGACGAATCGGTCGGCCTCATCCGCCGGCTCCTCGACGGCGAGGTCGTCACCTCGACTCCGGGTGGCCACTATGCGATGACCGGCGCCCACCAGCTGCCGCTCCCCGTCCAGCGGCGACTGCCGATCATGATCGGCGGCAGCGGCGAGAAGAAGACGCTCCGCACGGTCGCCAGGTACGCTGACATGTGGAACGCGATGGGCACGGTCGAGGAGATGGCGCACAAGGCGGACGTCCTGCGGCGCCATTGCGATGACGTGGGTCGCGACCCGGCCGAGATCGAGTTCACGCTCGGCGTCAAGCTCACGATCCGCGATTCGGTGGCGGAGGCGGAGCGCGTATGGAAGTCGGCCCTCGAGCACAACCGGACGCCGCTGGCCGAGGTCGCCGACGACGTGACGTTCTGGAACGGGACGCCCGAGCAGATCGCGGAGCGTCTGGCCCCCTATGCGGAGCTCGGCTTCCGGACCATCATCTCCGAACAGCTCGCGCCCTACGACACGGAGACGCTCGAACGATTCATCGGTCAGGTGAAGCCGCTCGTGGCTCGGGGCTGAGCGTCGGATCGCCGGTTCGACGCCCTCCCCATCCGACCTTCAGGAGCGCCGCCCCTCCACCGATGGACGTGACGAGGAGCACGGCGGCGTGGCTGAGGATCGCGAGCGCGACCGCCTTCTCCCGATCCAGCCCGAAGGTCGAGGCGATGGCCACCGCCGCCAGGTCGAACGTCCCGAGGTTGCCCGGCCCTGACGGGATCGCCGTCGCGAGCGCCACCCCGGACGCGAGCAGCGCGGCCTGCGCGGTCGTCAGCTGCACGCCGAGCGCCTGACCCGCGGCGGCGAACGCGATGACCGTCGCCGTCCAGGCGAAGGCGCTGAGCACGAGCGCCTCGACGAGTGTCCGCGGCCGGCTCGCGACGGCCAGTCCGTCGTGCAGCTTGCGCCCGAGGTCCGCGACCCGCGGCCAGCGGTCCACGAGCGCGACGACTCGTTCCACGCCCGGCAGGCGGTGGGCGACCACGAGGACGGCGAGTCCGACAACGAGGAGCGCCGTGACGGCGAGTCCGAGCAGGACGGCGTTCGCGACGAGCCCGCGGACCTGGAGGACGACGATGGCGAGCGCCGCGATCGAGACGACGACCGCGGTGTCGACGACGCGCTCGACCACGACCGTGCCGAGTGCCGTCGTCCGGCTCACGCCCTCCCGATCCCCGAGGTAGTGGCAGCGGACGAGCTCGCCGAGACGCGCCGGCAGGACGTTGTTCGCGAGGTAGCCGATGAGGAGGTACTCCACCATCCGGCGGTACGGGACATGACGGACCGGCTCGAGCAGCCGCCCCCAGCGCACGCCGCGCGTCACGAGATCGACGGCGATGCCCGCGACCATCACCGCGAGCCAGCCTGGCGTCGCCGAGCGGAGGATGTCCGCGACCTGCCCCAGGTCCACGCCGCGAAGGATGACGACGAGCGTGACGACGGAGATGAGGATCCCGACCAGGGCTCGGAGGACGCCGCCTCTCGTCAATCGGCACCGCGCTTCACGGCCGGCGGCTGGCTGACGCTAGCCTTCGGCGAGCTCACGGGTTCCGCTTCCGGGCGCTGAGCTTCGGAGATCGGCGGAGGCGCAGCCGATGGAGGAGATAGCGGGCGACGACGCGGAGCGTCGAGAGGCCGTACACGACGCTGCGGCTGAAGCCCACCGAGCTCGCCTCCTCGAAATACCGCGTCGGCACGCCGATCTCCCCGATCCGACCCCCGAGTCCCGCGGCGACCACCTGCGCGATGAGCTCCTGGTCGAAGACGAAGTCGTCGCTGTTGAGGTGGTAGGGGATCGTCTCCAGGACCCGCCGGCTGTACGCCCGAAGCCCCGTGTGATACTCGGAGAGCCGGAGCCCGAAGGCCGCGTTCTCCACGCCGGTGAGGAAGCGGTTGCTCAGGTACTTCCAGCGAGGCATCCCACCGGCGAGCGGATCGCCGAGGAAGCGGCTGCCGAGCATGAGGTCGCGCGACCCGTCGACGATCGGGGCGATGAGTGCCGGGATCCGTGTCGCGTCGTACTGGTAGTCCGGGTGGAGCATGACGACCACGTCGGCACCCGCCTCGAGAGCGGCGTCGTAGCACGTCTTCTGGTTGCCGCCGTACCCCCGGTTCTGCTGGTGGATGATGACGTCGAGGCCGAGCTGACGGGCGACCTCGACCGTCTCGTCCCCGGAGACGTCGTCCACGAGGATGATCCGGTCGACGAGCGGATGGGGGATGTCCGCGTATGTCCGCTCGAGCGTTCGGGCGGCGTTGTAGGCGGGCATGACGATGACGACGCGCACCGACGAAGGGTAGCGCGTCATGCGGGACGGCTTCTGTGGGACGATGGTCCCGCGCGGAGAGGGAGGACGAGATGTTCGAGCGACTGTTCGGCGGCCGGGAGCAGGACCCGGCCATGGCGGAACGGATCCCGCCCGGCCAGTACCGGACCACGAAGTTCCCGGTCCTCCACTACGGGTCAGTGCCGAAGACGGACCTCGCCCACTGGGATCTCAAGGTCTGGGGCGAGGTGGACTCGCCGTTCACCCTCACCTGGGAGCAGTTCAGGGCGCTCCCCCGGAAGACCGTCGGCACGGACATCCACTGCGTGACCCGCTGGTCGAAGCTGGACACGACCTGGGAGGGCGTCCCGATCCAGGAGATCCTCCGCCTCGCCGGTGTCCGGCCTGCGGCCACCCACGTCCTCGCCCATTCCGAGCAGGGCTACACCGCGAACCTCCCGATCGCGGTGCTCGACGATGACGATGTCCTCCTCGCCGACACCTTCGACGGTGCCGAGCTCGAGCTCGAGCACGGCTGGCCGCTCCGGTTGCTCGTCCCGAAGCGGTATTTCTGGAAGAGCGCGAAGTGGATCCGCGGCCTCGAGTTCCTCGACCACGACATCCTCGGCTTCTGGGAGCGGTACGGCTACAACAACGACGCCGACCCCTGGCAGGAGGAGCGCTACAGCGACGGCTGAGCGCGTCGCCGCGACCGGCCGCGAAGCGCTCAGCTCGCCTCGGCGAGCGCCTCCGCGAACTGGCTGTTGTACAGGTCGAAGTAGAAGCCGCGCCGGGCGAGCAGGCTCTCGTGGTCCCCCTGCTCGACGATGTGGCCGTGATCCATGACGAGGATCGTGTGGGCGTCGCGGATCGTCGAGAGGCGGTGGGCGATGACGAACGTCGTCCGGCCGCGCATGAGGCGCGCCATCGCCCGCTGGATGAGGACCTCCGTGCGGGTGTCGACGGAGCTCGTCGCCTCGTCGAGGATGAGGATCGGCGGATCGGCGAGGAACGCCCGGGCGATCGTGAGGAGCTGCTTCTCGCCGGCCGAGACGTTGGATGCATCGTCGTCGATGACGGTGTCGTACCCGTCCTGGAGCGTCCGCACGAAATGGTCGACGTGCGCCGCATCCGCCGCGGCGAGGATCTCCTCCTCGGTCGCGTCGAGCCGCCCATAGGCGATGTTCTCCCGGATCGTTCCGTGGAACAGCCAGGTGTCCTGGAGGACCATGCCGAACGACTCCCGGAGATCGTCGCGGGTGAGGTCGCGCGTATCGATCCCGTCGACCGCGATCCCTCCGCCGTCGAGCTCGTAGAACCGCATGAGGAGGTTGACGAGGGTCGTCTTCCCCGCGCCCGTCGGGCCGACGATCGCGACGGTTCGTCCCGCCTCCACCGTGAGAGCGAGATCGTCGATGAGCGGCTGCTCCGGTTCGTAGCGGAACGAGACGCCCTCGAACGCGACCGCCCCCTCCGCGCGGCCGAGGACGCGCGCATCCACCGGATCGGGGATCTCCTCCGCTTCATCGAGGAGCTCGAAGACCCGCTCGGCGGAGGCGACCGCGGACTGCAGGACGTTGACGATGCTCGCCGTCTGGATGATCGGGAAGGTGAACTGGCGGGAGTACTGGATGAACGCGACGACGTCGCCGAGCGACATCTGGCCGGACGCCACGCGAAGGCCGCCGATGACGGCGATCGCGACGTAGTTGAGGTTCGAGATGAGGCTCATCGCCGGCTGGATGATCCCGGAGATGAACTGCGCTCGATAGCTGGCCTGGTAGAGCCGCTCGTTCTCCTCGTCGAAGTGGTCGATCGCCTCCCGCTGGCGACCGAAGACCTTGACGATCGAATGCCCCGTGTGCATCTCCTCGACGTGGCCGTTGAGGGCGCCCGTGGAGGTCCACTGGGCGACGAACTGGCGCTGTGAACGGCCGACCACGAGGACCGTCACGCCGAGCGACAGCGGCACCGCGAGGAGCGACACGACCGCGAGGATCGGGCTGATCGTCAGCATCATGATGAGGACCCCGACGATCGTGAGGAGCGACGTGATGAGCTGGGTGAGGCTCTGCTGGACGGACTGCCCGATGTTGTCGATGTCGTTCGTGACCCGGCTGAGGAGGTCGCCCCGCGAGTGGCCATCGAAGTAGCGGAGCGGCAGCCGCCCGAGCTTGAGGTCCACGTCGCGGCGGAGTCGGTAGATGCTTCGCTGCGTGACGCCGGCCATGATGTACCCCTGCATCCAGCTGAAGATCGAGCTCACGACATAGATGCCGATGAGGAGCAGGAGGAGACTCCCGAGGGCGCCGAAATCGATGCCGACCCCAGGGGTCAGATGCATGCTCGCGAGCATGTCCGCCAGCTGACCCTGACCCTGGGCCCGGAAACCGGCGACCACCTGCGCCTGGCTCTCGCCGGCCGGGAGTCGCGAGCCGAGCGCACCCTCGAAGATCAGGTTCGTCGCCTGGCCGAGGATCCGCGGGCCGAAGATCGCGAACGTCACGCTGACGACCGCGAGGGCGATGACGAGGGCGATGAGCGGCGCTTCCGGTCGCAGGTGGCCCACGAGCCGCCGCAGCGAACCCCGGAAATCGCGCGACTTCGCCGGCGGCAGCCCCATCCCCATGCCCATCATCGGGCCGCGCGGACCGCCGCCCGGTCGACCGCCCATGCCGGGTCCACTCGCCGCTGGACCGCCGGCGCCCGGCCTGCCGCTCATGCGACCGCCTCCGCCTCGGACAGCTGCGAGAAGACGATCTCGCGGTATGTCTCGTTGTCCTCGAGGAGCTCGCGGTGCGTCCCGATCCCGACGATCCGGCCCGCGTCCATGACGACGATCCGGTCGGCGTTCATGATCGTCCCCACCCGCTGGGCCACGATGATGACCGTCGCCCAGCCGAGGTCGCGGGCGAGGGCGACCCGGAGTCGAGCGTCGGTGCTGAAATCGAGGGCCGAGAAACTGTCGTCGAAGACGAAGATGCCGGCCCGCTTCACGAGCGCCCGGGCGATCGAGAGGCGCTGTCGCTGGCCACCCGAGACGTTCGCGCCGCCCTGGGTGATCGGCGCTTCGAGCTGATCCTCCATCGCCTCGACGAAGTCGCGACCCTGCGCGATCTCGAGGGCGCGCCACAGCTCCTCGTCCGTGGCGGCCTCGTCGCCGAAGCGGAGGTTGCTCGCGACCGTCCCACTGAAGAGGAACGCTTTCTGGGGGATGACCCCGATCCTCGACCACAGGTCGTCGCGGGCCATCGCTCGCACCTCGATGCCATCGACGAGGACGGCTCCCGCCGTCGCGTCGTAGAAGCGCGGGATGAGGTTGACGAGGGTGGACTTGCCGCTGCCGGTGCTGCCGACGATCGCCGTGGTCTCGCCCGGGCGGGCGGTGAACGTGATCCCCC
Above is a window of Chloroflexota bacterium DNA encoding:
- a CDS encoding flippase-like domain-containing protein — translated: MTRGGVLRALVGILISVVTLVVILRGVDLGQVADILRSATPGWLAVMVAGIAVDLVTRGVRWGRLLEPVRHVPYRRMVEYLLIGYLANNVLPARLGELVRCHYLGDREGVSRTTALGTVVVERVVDTAVVVSIAALAIVVLQVRGLVANAVLLGLAVTALLVVGLAVLVVAHRLPGVERVVALVDRWPRVADLGRKLHDGLAVASRPRTLVEALVLSAFAWTATVIAFAAAGQALGVQLTTAQAALLASGVALATAIPSGPGNLGTFDLAAVAIASTFGLDREKAVALAILSHAAVLLVTSIGGGAALLKVGWGGRRTGDPTLSPEPRAASPDR
- a CDS encoding sulfite oxidase-like oxidoreductase, which gives rise to MFERLFGGREQDPAMAERIPPGQYRTTKFPVLHYGSVPKTDLAHWDLKVWGEVDSPFTLTWEQFRALPRKTVGTDIHCVTRWSKLDTTWEGVPIQEILRLAGVRPAATHVLAHSEQGYTANLPIAVLDDDDVLLADTFDGAELELEHGWPLRLLVPKRYFWKSAKWIRGLEFLDHDILGFWERYGYNNDADPWQEERYSDG
- a CDS encoding LLM class flavin-dependent oxidoreductase; translation: MTDLKLGILLWSQGATWREMLDGARRVDALGYDHLWTWDHINAIFGDWDQPIFEGWAVLDAWAMATERTRLGLLVGANTFRNPGIQAKNATTLDHISGGRAILGVGGAWFETEHTAHGIEFGSGFGQRLDWLDESVGLIRRLLDGEVVTSTPGGHYAMTGAHQLPLPVQRRLPIMIGGSGEKKTLRTVARYADMWNAMGTVEEMAHKADVLRRHCDDVGRDPAEIEFTLGVKLTIRDSVAEAERVWKSALEHNRTPLAEVADDVTFWNGTPEQIAERLAPYAELGFRTIISEQLAPYDTETLERFIGQVKPLVARG
- a CDS encoding ABC transporter ATP-binding protein yields the protein MGGRPGGGPRGPMMGMGMGLPPAKSRDFRGSLRRLVGHLRPEAPLIALVIALAVVSVTFAIFGPRILGQATNLIFEGALGSRLPAGESQAQVVAGFRAQGQGQLADMLASMHLTPGVGIDFGALGSLLLLLIGIYVVSSIFSWMQGYIMAGVTQRSIYRLRRDVDLKLGRLPLRYFDGHSRGDLLSRVTNDIDNIGQSVQQSLTQLITSLLTIVGVLIMMLTISPILAVVSLLAVPLSLGVTVLVVGRSQRQFVAQWTSTGALNGHVEEMHTGHSIVKVFGRQREAIDHFDEENERLYQASYRAQFISGIIQPAMSLISNLNYVAIAVIGGLRVASGQMSLGDVVAFIQYSRQFTFPIIQTASIVNVLQSAVASAERVFELLDEAEEIPDPVDARVLGRAEGAVAFEGVSFRYEPEQPLIDDLALTVEAGRTVAIVGPTGAGKTTLVNLLMRFYELDGGGIAVDGIDTRDLTRDDLRESFGMVLQDTWLFHGTIRENIAYGRLDATEEEILAAADAAHVDHFVRTLQDGYDTVIDDDASNVSAGEKQLLTIARAFLADPPILILDEATSSVDTRTEVLIQRAMARLMRGRTTFVIAHRLSTIRDAHTILVMDHGHIVEQGDHESLLARRGFYFDLYNSQFAEALAEAS
- a CDS encoding glycosyltransferase family 2 protein gives rise to the protein MPAYNAARTLERTYADIPHPLVDRIILVDDVSGDETVEVARQLGLDVIIHQQNRGYGGNQKTCYDAALEAGADVVVMLHPDYQYDATRIPALIAPIVDGSRDLMLGSRFLGDPLAGGMPRWKYLSNRFLTGVENAAFGLRLSEYHTGLRAYSRRVLETIPYHLNSDDFVFDQELIAQVVAAGLGGRIGEIGVPTRYFEEASSVGFSRSVVYGLSTLRVVARYLLHRLRLRRSPKLSARKRNP